In Labilibaculum sp. DW002, one DNA window encodes the following:
- a CDS encoding response regulator, whose protein sequence is MNDEKPDLKDGRILLVEDDFVNGKIISRLLEMDNIPTDWVKNGKEAIDFYLQNKDSVLMVFMDLQMPIIDGYKATVALRENGFKRPIIAMTANAYCDEKTKSKEAGMNDYISKPVSKMDLFMMIEKWVNVDKK, encoded by the coding sequence ATGAATGACGAAAAGCCAGATTTGAAAGATGGCCGAATATTATTGGTTGAGGATGATTTTGTAAATGGTAAGATTATATCGCGCCTGCTAGAGATGGACAATATCCCAACCGATTGGGTTAAAAATGGGAAAGAAGCGATTGACTTTTATCTTCAGAACAAAGATTCCGTCTTGATGGTTTTTATGGATTTACAAATGCCCATAATAGATGGTTACAAGGCAACTGTAGCGCTAAGAGAAAATGGTTTTAAAAGACCGATTATAGCTATGACTGCTAATGCTTATTGTGATGAAAAGACCAAATCAAAAGAAGCAGGAATGAATGATTATATCTCGAAACCTGTTTCGAAAATGGATTTGTTCATGATGATAGAGAAATGGGTTAATGTAGATAAAAAATAA
- a CDS encoding BamA/TamA family outer membrane protein, with protein MKRIIIIYICVLLSAAAVFAQKKDLTQKPSQVLLDHSIFFVGDIGEGPIIDANIDMLKRQMNEVNEKGTVVFLGNSISKEYAKETVEEIDSGDPHLVSLLNSVKDFSGELIFIPGEKEWNQGRKHGWEALMNLETFVEDYLDRGDVFLPSGGCPGPIEIDLTDEVVLLIVDSQWWLHLGDKPEAECGLENTSDFLILLSDAIKRNKNKKIVFASHHPVYSAGNHGGNFAFPGPVELYRKLFGTPQDFAYPFYKQMRYMARKIGVGHDNLISVSAHDNSLQFAKKDGSFFIVSGSGSKSEYVSQKKMDVALREVGFTRLNFYSNNEVWLEFWTVGENGNKEEHLAYREKLYTKDVPTAEDLLEKYKEICFSDSTITIAASQLYKTDSKLKLKFFGTNYRREWETPIQVPVFDIGKEKGGLKIIKRGGGQQTRSLRLEAKDGKQYVLRSVEKYTEKAIPAGLQGTLAAKIVQDGISESYPYAALAVPKMANAVGVYHTNPKIVYVPDDPRLGIYQDNFKNELFLFEERPKGDMSGWDNFGNSKSILSTDKLLAKRFKNSDLRIDETAVLRARLFDIFLNDWDRHDDQWRWASFEREGKIIAKPIPRDRDQVFFYSDGVIPKVMRRKWLIPKFQVFDSIVENVVGLGFNARYFDRNFLQSKVKEDWIAMAEELKSKLSDEVIEESVKGLPIEVYEISGLEITAKLKARREQLTDLAEEFYSFLAKDVDVVGTNDQEQFDINWLADGRLKVETHRLSKKGNKKDLLYSRTFKKEETNEVRIFGLDGKDRFELKGNKENGIKLRIIGGKGKDKFKLKDTKRRNLSLYDKKKTNIKGKGQFKNKLGKSSEVNNYDRKSFKYDVVSPGVNLNFVSDDGLILGAGVNVKKQGYNKEPYGALHKFIANYAFAYPSVEVKYSGEFREVYRKTDFLTDVHYNTPNFQGYYYGLGNETKNIKSDDDRYNRIRMARFEFNSSFRRWLGKNHSIAIGAFYQQLKLKATPDRFVTDFSNLDNNLNSLTDFSTRKYVGLKVSYLWDSRDNKIVPSRGIYWSSSWKYYNGLKDNDRDFQKMETDLRMYLSFGRPQRTILAMRFGAAHNTKGYSFAQANRLGIKSNLRGYRQERFAGDDMVYQNTDLRLRLARFKSYLLNGEFGILGFNDFGRVWVEDEKSNEWHHGYGGGFWLTPYKLMVVTANFSHSVEDDIFSIEFKYMF; from the coding sequence ATGAAAAGAATAATTATTATATATATCTGTGTATTATTATCAGCGGCAGCTGTTTTTGCACAAAAAAAGGATCTGACGCAGAAACCTTCTCAGGTTTTACTTGATCATTCGATCTTCTTTGTTGGCGATATTGGAGAAGGCCCGATTATCGATGCGAACATCGATATGTTGAAGCGTCAAATGAATGAGGTGAATGAAAAAGGAACAGTTGTATTTTTAGGAAATTCAATTTCGAAAGAGTATGCAAAAGAAACTGTTGAAGAAATCGATTCAGGAGATCCACATTTAGTGAGTTTACTAAATTCGGTTAAAGATTTTTCTGGAGAGCTAATTTTTATTCCAGGAGAGAAAGAATGGAATCAGGGCAGAAAGCATGGTTGGGAAGCCTTAATGAATTTAGAAACATTTGTTGAGGATTATCTTGATAGAGGAGATGTTTTTCTTCCATCAGGTGGATGTCCTGGGCCAATAGAAATTGATTTAACAGATGAAGTTGTCTTGCTAATTGTTGATTCTCAATGGTGGTTGCATTTAGGAGATAAGCCAGAGGCCGAATGTGGATTAGAGAATACGTCTGACTTTTTAATATTACTTAGCGATGCAATAAAGAGGAATAAGAACAAGAAGATTGTTTTTGCTTCGCACCATCCCGTTTATAGTGCAGGAAATCATGGCGGTAATTTTGCTTTCCCAGGTCCTGTTGAATTGTATCGTAAATTGTTCGGAACACCTCAAGACTTTGCTTACCCTTTTTACAAGCAAATGCGATATATGGCACGTAAAATTGGTGTTGGGCACGATAATTTGATAAGTGTTTCTGCTCACGATAATAGCCTGCAATTTGCTAAAAAAGATGGATCATTTTTTATTGTATCTGGTTCTGGAAGCAAAAGTGAATACGTATCTCAGAAAAAAATGGATGTGGCTTTGCGTGAAGTTGGGTTCACACGTTTAAATTTTTATTCGAATAATGAAGTTTGGCTAGAGTTCTGGACGGTGGGTGAGAATGGAAATAAAGAAGAGCATTTAGCTTATCGTGAGAAATTATATACCAAAGATGTACCTACTGCTGAAGATTTACTTGAAAAGTACAAAGAGATTTGTTTTTCAGATAGTACAATTACCATTGCAGCAAGTCAGCTTTATAAAACAGATAGTAAATTAAAGTTAAAGTTTTTTGGTACGAATTATCGAAGGGAATGGGAAACGCCAATTCAGGTTCCTGTTTTTGATATTGGAAAAGAAAAGGGCGGATTGAAAATAATTAAACGAGGAGGAGGACAACAAACTCGCTCCTTAAGATTGGAAGCTAAAGATGGAAAGCAATATGTGTTGCGATCAGTTGAGAAGTACACCGAAAAAGCTATTCCAGCCGGTCTTCAAGGAACTTTAGCTGCTAAAATAGTACAAGACGGAATTTCAGAATCTTATCCTTACGCAGCTTTAGCAGTTCCAAAAATGGCTAATGCAGTTGGCGTTTATCATACCAATCCTAAGATTGTGTATGTGCCTGATGACCCGCGTTTGGGAATTTATCAAGATAATTTTAAGAATGAACTTTTCTTGTTTGAAGAACGACCTAAAGGAGATATGTCTGGATGGGACAATTTTGGTAATTCCAAAAGTATCTTGAGTACGGATAAATTACTTGCCAAAAGATTTAAGAATTCAGATTTGCGAATTGATGAAACAGCAGTCCTTAGAGCGCGATTGTTCGATATTTTCCTAAATGATTGGGATAGGCATGATGACCAGTGGCGTTGGGCAAGCTTTGAGAGAGAGGGTAAGATCATTGCAAAACCAATACCTAGGGATAGAGATCAAGTATTTTTTTATAGCGATGGTGTAATTCCTAAGGTAATGCGTCGTAAATGGTTGATCCCAAAATTTCAAGTTTTCGATTCGATTGTTGAAAATGTGGTTGGCCTAGGGTTTAACGCGCGTTATTTCGATCGTAACTTTTTACAATCCAAAGTAAAAGAAGATTGGATTGCTATGGCTGAAGAACTGAAATCGAAATTATCTGATGAGGTAATTGAAGAATCGGTTAAAGGTTTGCCAATTGAAGTATATGAAATATCAGGACTGGAAATAACAGCGAAATTGAAAGCTAGAAGAGAACAATTGACAGATTTAGCTGAAGAATTTTATTCTTTTTTGGCAAAGGATGTGGATGTTGTCGGAACAAATGATCAGGAACAATTTGATATTAACTGGTTGGCCGATGGACGATTAAAAGTCGAGACACATCGATTAAGCAAAAAAGGAAATAAGAAGGATCTTCTATACAGTCGAACATTTAAGAAAGAAGAGACCAATGAGGTTAGAATCTTTGGATTAGATGGAAAAGATAGGTTTGAATTGAAAGGAAATAAAGAGAATGGAATAAAATTGAGAATTATTGGTGGAAAAGGAAAAGATAAATTTAAGCTGAAGGATACCAAAAGACGAAATCTAAGTTTATACGACAAAAAGAAAACAAATATTAAAGGGAAGGGACAGTTTAAGAATAAACTGGGGAAAAGTTCTGAAGTAAATAACTACGATCGTAAATCCTTTAAATACGATGTGGTAAGTCCTGGCGTGAACCTTAATTTTGTAAGTGACGATGGATTGATTTTAGGTGCAGGAGTAAATGTAAAAAAACAAGGATATAATAAAGAACCATATGGAGCACTGCATAAATTTATTGCCAATTATGCTTTTGCATATCCTTCTGTCGAAGTAAAATACTCAGGAGAATTTAGAGAGGTTTATAGAAAAACGGATTTCTTAACTGACGTGCATTACAATACGCCAAATTTTCAAGGGTATTATTATGGTTTAGGAAATGAGACAAAGAACATCAAAAGTGATGATGATCGTTACAATAGAATCAGAATGGCTCGATTTGAGTTTAATTCTAGCTTTAGGAGATGGCTTGGTAAAAATCACAGTATTGCCATTGGTGCCTTTTATCAGCAATTAAAATTAAAGGCCACACCAGATCGATTTGTTACCGATTTTTCAAATTTGGATAACAATTTAAATTCATTAACAGATTTTAGCACAAGAAAATATGTAGGTCTTAAGGTAAGCTATTTGTGGGATTCTCGTGATAATAAGATAGTTCCTTCGCGAGGTATTTACTGGTCGTCTTCATGGAAATACTATAATGGATTAAAAGATAATGATCGTGATTTTCAAAAAATGGAAACCGATTTACGAATGTACTTGAGTTTTGGCAGGCCACAACGAACCATTTTAGCCATGCGCTTCGGTGCTGCACACAATACAAAAGGCTACTCTTTTGCGCAGGCAAATAGATTGGGCATAAAATCGAATTTAAGAGGATACCGACAAGAACGTTTTGCAGGAGATGATATGGTTTATCAAAATACAGATTTGAGACTTCGTCTTGCACGTTTTAAGTCCTATTTGTTAAACGGAGAATTTGGAATTCTTGGATTTAATGATTTTGGTCGTGTATGGGTTGAAGATGAGAAATCGAATGAATGGCATCATGGTTATGGTGGTGGATTTTGGTTAACACCTTATAAGTTAATGGTGGTAACAGCTAATTTTAGTCACTCAGTTGAAGATGATATATTCTCAATTGAATTTAAATATATGTTTTAA
- a CDS encoding SdiA-regulated domain-containing protein, producing the protein MMKYLFFSLCLIAVLTFYTSCAQKAEEFKMIYELEEGYKFPYAIYEADKKFELKEDLREISGLTYYNDHSLLCVNDEKGIIYKYHLEKKEISKKYHFDKSGDYEGIELIGDKVYVLRSDGAIFEVDHFRKKNIKSVKSKTVLDAGNDTEGLAYDAQNNSLLVACKGSPGDDRKLKGKRAIYEFYPGENKISDAPRFLIDQDEIRKTLEFNAYTIFSVKLLEKVNPSEGDVTFQPSAIAVHPITGNLYVIGSVGKLLVVLNPEGKLLAIVKLKRKLFRQPEGICFAPDGRMFISNEGKGSKANIYEFNYLK; encoded by the coding sequence ATGATGAAATATTTATTTTTTAGCCTATGCTTAATTGCTGTTCTTACTTTTTATACTTCCTGTGCTCAAAAAGCAGAAGAGTTCAAAATGATTTATGAATTAGAGGAAGGGTATAAATTTCCTTATGCCATTTATGAGGCAGATAAGAAATTTGAATTAAAAGAGGATTTACGTGAAATATCTGGACTTACCTATTATAATGATCATAGTTTATTGTGCGTTAATGATGAAAAGGGGATAATCTATAAATATCATTTGGAGAAAAAAGAAATATCTAAGAAGTATCATTTTGATAAATCTGGTGATTATGAAGGGATAGAATTAATTGGTGATAAGGTGTATGTTTTGCGGTCTGATGGTGCGATATTTGAAGTGGATCATTTTCGAAAAAAGAATATTAAATCAGTAAAAAGCAAAACTGTTCTCGATGCAGGAAATGATACCGAAGGTTTGGCCTATGATGCCCAAAATAATTCTTTGTTGGTTGCTTGCAAGGGGAGTCCTGGAGATGATAGAAAATTAAAAGGGAAAAGAGCAATTTATGAATTTTATCCAGGTGAAAATAAAATCTCCGATGCTCCAAGATTCTTAATTGATCAGGATGAAATAAGAAAAACCCTAGAATTTAATGCATATACGATATTTTCAGTTAAATTATTGGAGAAAGTAAATCCTTCCGAAGGAGATGTTACTTTTCAGCCTTCTGCAATTGCTGTACATCCAATTACTGGGAATTTATATGTTATTGGTTCGGTTGGAAAATTGTTGGTCGTTTTAAATCCAGAAGGAAAACTCTTGGCGATTGTGAAATTAAAACGGAAGTTATTTCGTCAACCAGAAGGTATTTGTTTTGCTCCTGATGGACGTATGTTTATATCCAATGAAGGAAAAGGATCAAAGGCTAATATTTATGAATTCAATTATTTGAAGTAG
- a CDS encoding Pycsar system effector family protein gives MDIIHEAEAFASNLIENGHQAMFTYHNLEHTQNVVKQAKKIGLETGLSPEEMEILIIAAWFHDTGYYENFAKHEKISAVHAKNFLEEKNYPEEKVKQVTDAISHTKIPHLPCDEKVCNVLCDADLHHLSSKNYLKTSEKLREERNAILQHEISPKIYWEETLRFLKEHHYHTNYGKKTLAKKKEVNYQKVVEKVAGYQNKEIKKLTEMVGKLEQQNYKLKTPQRGIETMFKVTSRNQINLSSIADKKANLMISVNSIIISAIFFIFKNIMDVPHFIIPCIILLIVCLFTITYSVLATRPNVTDGTFSEEDIKKKRVNLMFFGNFHRMELTDYSTALKGVMTDYDELYDSLIKDQYYLGKVLGKKYRLLRISYTIFMYGLIVSVLTFIMAAIYQPMIW, from the coding sequence ATGGATATCATACATGAAGCCGAAGCATTTGCAAGCAATTTAATTGAAAACGGCCATCAAGCTATGTTTACATACCACAATTTGGAACATACTCAAAATGTGGTTAAACAGGCAAAAAAAATTGGATTAGAAACTGGTCTTTCTCCAGAAGAAATGGAAATTCTAATTATTGCCGCTTGGTTTCATGATACTGGATACTATGAAAATTTTGCGAAGCATGAAAAGATAAGTGCTGTACACGCTAAAAATTTCCTAGAAGAGAAAAATTATCCTGAAGAAAAAGTCAAGCAAGTTACAGATGCTATATCGCATACCAAAATACCTCATTTGCCATGTGATGAAAAAGTTTGCAATGTACTTTGCGATGCTGATTTACATCATTTATCTTCGAAGAACTACCTAAAAACATCCGAAAAACTTAGAGAAGAACGCAATGCGATTTTACAGCATGAAATTAGTCCTAAAATATATTGGGAGGAAACCTTAAGATTCTTAAAAGAGCATCATTACCATACCAATTATGGAAAAAAAACTCTTGCTAAAAAGAAAGAGGTAAATTACCAAAAAGTTGTAGAGAAAGTTGCTGGCTATCAAAATAAAGAGATCAAAAAACTAACCGAAATGGTTGGTAAATTGGAACAGCAAAATTACAAACTTAAAACTCCTCAACGTGGCATTGAAACCATGTTTAAGGTAACATCAAGAAATCAAATTAACCTGAGTTCTATTGCTGATAAAAAGGCCAATTTAATGATCTCTGTGAATTCAATAATTATCTCGGCGATCTTTTTTATCTTCAAAAATATTATGGATGTGCCCCACTTTATAATTCCGTGCATTATTCTACTTATTGTCTGCCTATTTACAATTACTTATTCGGTTTTAGCAACAAGGCCAAATGTTACCGACGGAACCTTTTCAGAAGAAGACATTAAGAAAAAGAGAGTGAATTTAATGTTTTTTGGGAACTTCCACCGAATGGAACTAACAGACTACTCTACAGCCCTTAAAGGCGTAATGACAGATTACGATGAACTTTACGATAGCTTGATAAAAGATCAATATTACCTAGGAAAAGTATTGGGTAAAAAATACCGTCTTCTTAGAATATCCTATACAATATTTATGTATGGATTAATTGTATCTGTATTAACGTTTATTATGGCAGCTATCTATCAGCCTATGATTTGGTAA
- a CDS encoding 16S rRNA (uracil(1498)-N(3))-methyltransferase, giving the protein MNLFYTPNISDQFYQLDEIESKHCVRVLRLKEEDIIHLIDGKGSLYKAKIIDAHPKRCTVECVETTHEFGKLDYQLHIALAPTKNIDRTEWFMEKCTEIGISEFTPLLCKHSERKVVKHERLFKVITSAVKQSLKAYHPVLNELTKFSDLVTANFDGEKYIAHCNEGEKTHLKNLYQAKQNVLILIGPEGDFSIDEVQLAKENGFKEISLGESRLRTETAGVVACNVVSLENQ; this is encoded by the coding sequence ATGAACTTATTTTACACACCCAATATAAGCGATCAGTTTTATCAATTGGATGAAATTGAATCTAAACATTGCGTTCGCGTACTTCGATTAAAAGAGGAAGATATCATTCACCTAATAGATGGTAAAGGAAGTCTTTACAAAGCCAAAATAATTGATGCTCATCCGAAAAGATGTACAGTTGAATGTGTTGAAACGACACACGAATTTGGCAAGTTAGATTATCAATTGCATATCGCTCTTGCTCCAACAAAAAACATCGATCGAACAGAATGGTTTATGGAAAAATGCACTGAAATAGGAATCAGTGAATTCACTCCTCTATTGTGCAAACATTCCGAACGAAAAGTGGTGAAGCACGAGCGTTTATTCAAAGTTATAACTTCAGCTGTTAAGCAGTCATTAAAAGCCTATCATCCTGTTTTAAATGAACTAACTAAGTTTTCTGATTTAGTAACAGCTAATTTCGATGGTGAAAAATATATTGCACATTGCAATGAAGGTGAAAAAACTCACCTTAAAAATCTTTATCAGGCAAAACAAAATGTATTGATTTTAATTGGGCCAGAAGGAGATTTTTCAATAGATGAAGTACAATTGGCTAAAGAAAATGGATTTAAAGAAATTTCATTAGGCGAAAGTCGCCTAAGAACCGAAACAGCCGGTGTTGTTGCATGTAATGTTGTAAGCCTAGAAAATCAATAA
- a CDS encoding DUF4159 domain-containing protein, whose product MKNKAIHIAIFLLISFCCSGQSTTIRIGLLKYNGGGDWYANPGSLPNLIEFCNQNQIANIHKEPQTIEVSSPEIFSFPIVHLTGHGNIVFNNQEVINLRKYLEGGGFLHVDDNYGLNAYFRREIKKVFPNDELVELPYSHPIYHQTYEFPTGLPKIHEHDGKAAQGFGIFHKGRLVCFYTYECDLGDGWENPSVHNDTYTNHQKALKMGANIISYAFSN is encoded by the coding sequence TTGAAAAACAAAGCAATTCATATCGCCATTTTCCTTCTAATCAGCTTTTGTTGTTCAGGCCAGAGTACAACTATCCGTATCGGATTATTAAAATACAATGGTGGTGGTGATTGGTATGCAAACCCAGGTTCCTTGCCCAATTTAATTGAATTCTGTAATCAAAATCAAATTGCTAACATTCACAAGGAGCCACAAACTATAGAAGTAAGTAGTCCTGAAATATTCTCTTTCCCTATTGTCCATCTAACTGGTCATGGCAATATCGTATTCAACAATCAAGAGGTAATTAACCTCAGGAAATATCTTGAAGGTGGTGGATTCTTGCATGTTGACGATAACTATGGCCTAAATGCCTATTTTAGAAGAGAGATAAAAAAGGTTTTCCCAAATGATGAATTGGTAGAACTCCCCTACTCTCATCCTATTTATCACCAGACCTACGAATTCCCAACAGGCCTTCCAAAAATTCACGAACATGATGGTAAAGCAGCCCAAGGCTTCGGTATTTTTCACAAAGGTAGACTAGTCTGTTTTTACACTTACGAATGTGATTTAGGTGACGGATGGGAAAATCCATCTGTTCATAATGATACATACACCAATCATCAGAAGGCTTTAAAGATGGGAGCCAATATAATTTCTTATGCATTTAGTAATTAG